A part of Methanoculleus thermophilus genomic DNA contains:
- a CDS encoding SagB/ThcOx family dehydrogenase: MPYRSLRTLSEAGKEFMRMTEHENLPPLDQMLGRPPPPLEVPYTKGRAFIPLPPPEDIVLPAIDLRDAIEQRESVRDYAPEPLALHELSFLLWCTQGVRRVVDGAFTLRTVPSAGARHAFETYLLINRVEDVPPGLYRYLALEHRLAEESRDPGLPKHVTAAFLNQPHILESAVTFLWIAVPGRMTWRYSERGYRYLHLDAGHVCQNLYLAASGIGCGVCAIGAFDDAAINRLLGLDGEEQFLIYAATVGRKV, from the coding sequence ATGCCCTATCGGAGTCTCCGAACCCTTTCGGAAGCGGGAAAGGAGTTTATGCGGATGACGGAGCACGAAAACCTGCCGCCATTGGACCAGATGCTGGGCCGTCCGCCGCCGCCGCTCGAAGTCCCGTACACGAAGGGGAGAGCATTCATCCCGCTCCCTCCACCGGAGGATATTGTTCTTCCTGCAATCGATCTCCGTGACGCGATCGAGCAGCGGGAAAGCGTCAGGGATTATGCCCCGGAGCCGCTTGCACTCCACGAACTCTCATTCCTCCTCTGGTGCACCCAGGGGGTCCGGAGGGTGGTCGACGGGGCCTTCACCCTCCGGACGGTCCCGTCCGCGGGCGCCCGGCACGCCTTCGAGACCTACCTCCTGATCAACCGAGTCGAGGACGTCCCTCCCGGGCTCTACCGCTACCTGGCCCTCGAGCATCGCCTTGCCGAAGAGTCGCGCGACCCGGGCCTCCCGAAGCATGTGACTGCAGCCTTCCTGAACCAGCCGCATATCCTTGAGAGCGCCGTCACCTTTCTCTGGATCGCAGTCCCTGGCCGGATGACGTGGCGCTACAGCGAGCGCGGCTACCGCTACCTGCACCTCGATGCCGGCCACGTCTGCCAGAACCTCTACCTCGCGGCATCGGGTATCGGGTGCGGGGTCTGTGCGATCGGCGCCTTCGACGACGCGGCAATCAACCGGCTCCTCGGACTCGACGGTGAAGAGCAATTCCTGATCTACGCTGCGACGGTGGGGAGGAAGGTTTAA
- a CDS encoding calcium/sodium antiporter → MIVTAIMLIVGLALLVKGADLFVGGGSGLALRYSISPALIGSTIIAFGTSLPELVVSTNAAATGNTGIALGNILGSNIANIALVLALCTLIRPGMIAASGASRSELFRHTVLMLVATVAFALLAARGTLDALAGAVFLTLFVIILYFLIREGREEEDIEIKSHGWADILYIGLGLAAVIIGAQLVVDGAVALAEALGVPAFVIGLSIVAVGTSLPELATSLMAAVRNEGAISIGNILGSNIFNLLFILGISLLLAPVTIGSAFDIVAVVLFSVAILPLIFARPGIVRGWSIVLLIGYAAYIAWIFATAPVA, encoded by the coding sequence ATGATAGTGACCGCAATTATGCTCATCGTCGGCCTGGCCCTCCTCGTCAAGGGCGCCGATCTCTTCGTAGGGGGCGGAAGCGGCCTCGCACTCCGATACAGTATCTCTCCGGCCCTGATCGGATCCACGATCATCGCGTTCGGCACATCGCTTCCCGAGCTCGTCGTCAGCACGAACGCCGCGGCTACAGGAAACACCGGGATCGCCCTCGGGAATATCCTTGGGAGCAATATTGCGAACATTGCCCTCGTTCTCGCGCTCTGCACCCTCATCCGGCCCGGAATGATTGCCGCATCTGGAGCATCGCGATCGGAACTTTTCCGGCACACCGTGCTGATGCTCGTGGCCACCGTGGCGTTTGCGCTCCTCGCTGCGAGAGGCACGCTCGACGCCCTTGCCGGGGCAGTGTTCCTCACCCTCTTCGTGATCATCCTGTACTTCCTCATACGGGAGGGGCGTGAGGAGGAAGACATCGAGATCAAGTCTCACGGGTGGGCCGATATCCTCTACATCGGACTCGGCCTCGCCGCGGTCATCATCGGGGCACAGCTCGTCGTCGACGGTGCTGTCGCCCTCGCCGAGGCCCTCGGGGTCCCTGCGTTTGTCATAGGTCTCTCGATCGTCGCCGTCGGGACGTCGCTGCCTGAACTTGCGACATCCCTCATGGCCGCCGTACGGAATGAGGGGGCCATCTCCATCGGCAACATCCTCGGGAGCAACATCTTCAACCTCCTCTTCATCCTCGGGATAAGCCTTCTCCTCGCCCCGGTCACAATCGGGTCCGCGTTCGACATAGTCGCGGTCGTCCTCTTCTCGGTTGCGATCCTCCCCCTGATCTTTGCCCGACCGGGCATTGTCCGGGGCTGGTCGATCGTCCTGCTCATCGGCTACGCCGCCTACATCGCCTGGATCTTTGCGACCGCGCCGGTCGCATGA
- a CDS encoding flavin reductase family protein, with amino-acid sequence MTKRSFGPRTLLYPHPDLIIGTYGPDGRPDAMAAAWGGICSSNPPAVAVSVQKVRQTYKNLMEQREFTISIPSEEYVREADYFGIASGRDTDKFAATGLTPIKGDLVNAPYVGEFPVVLECRLLQTVEIGVHTQFIGEILDVKVDESVLGEDGKPDIGKIRPIAYDSMRQEYYGFGSVLAKAFSVGKELKK; translated from the coding sequence ATGACGAAGCGTTCATTTGGTCCACGGACTCTCCTTTACCCTCATCCAGATCTGATCATCGGGACATACGGCCCAGATGGCCGGCCCGATGCGATGGCGGCTGCATGGGGTGGCATATGCTCTTCCAACCCTCCGGCGGTGGCGGTCTCGGTCCAGAAGGTCCGGCAGACCTACAAGAACCTGATGGAGCAGCGCGAGTTTACTATCAGCATACCATCTGAGGAGTACGTCCGGGAGGCGGACTACTTTGGCATCGCCTCCGGTCGGGATACGGACAAGTTTGCTGCCACGGGCTTAACCCCGATCAAGGGCGACCTGGTGAACGCGCCCTACGTCGGTGAGTTCCCGGTCGTCCTCGAATGCCGGCTTCTCCAGACGGTCGAGATCGGCGTACATACCCAGTTCATCGGCGAGATCCTGGATGTGAAGGTGGATGAGAGCGTCCTTGGAGAAGACGGTAAGCCTGATATCGGAAAGATCCGGCCGATTGCCTACGACTCGATGCGCCAGGAGTATTACGGGTTCGGCAGCGTGCTCGCAAAGGCCTTCTCGGTGGGGAAAGAACTCAAGAAATAA
- a CDS encoding response regulator: MVRYSILYVDDDPALLDVGRIYLERSGALAVETVLSGREALGLLGEGTFDAVIADYQMPEMDGIELLKKIRQQFHDLPFILFTGRGREEVVIEALNHGADGYIQKGGTRDHSLPSSSIRSCRQ, encoded by the coding sequence ATGGTCCGGTATTCCATACTCTATGTCGACGACGATCCGGCGCTCCTTGATGTCGGCAGGATATACCTCGAACGTTCGGGCGCGCTGGCCGTCGAGACGGTGCTCTCCGGTCGGGAGGCGCTGGGCTTGCTCGGTGAGGGGACCTTTGATGCCGTCATCGCCGATTACCAGATGCCGGAGATGGACGGCATCGAACTCTTGAAGAAGATCCGGCAGCAATTTCACGATCTCCCGTTCATCCTTTTTACCGGGCGCGGCCGCGAGGAAGTCGTCATAGAGGCGCTCAATCACGGTGCGGACGGCTACATTCAGAAAGGGGGGACCCGAGATCACAGTTTGCCGAGCTCGAGCATCAGGTCGTGCAGGCAATAG
- a CDS encoding cupin domain-containing protein gives MSKEKKEKLTEQVIDPRDLVAYQPGSIVSRMLVYTKAGTITVFAFDAGEGLSEHTAPYDAVLQVIDGEALITIAGKEYPMKAGQLIIMPANIPHAVHAVTQFKMMLTMIHA, from the coding sequence ATGTCCAAAGAAAAGAAAGAGAAACTCACCGAGCAGGTCATCGACCCCCGCGACCTCGTCGCCTACCAGCCCGGATCGATCGTCAGCAGGATGCTTGTCTACACCAAGGCTGGCACCATCACGGTCTTTGCATTCGACGCCGGCGAGGGCCTCTCGGAGCACACCGCTCCCTACGACGCTGTCCTCCAGGTCATCGACGGGGAGGCCCTCATCACCATCGCGGGGAAGGAGTACCCGATGAAGGCGGGCCAACTGATCATCATGCCGGCAAACATTCCCCACGCGGTCCACGCCGTCACGCAGTTCAAGATGATGCTGACAATGATTCACGCTTGA
- a CDS encoding ATP-binding protein: protein MQAIERRQAVQALRDSEKRYRALFEGANDPIFIFERYRFADCNSKALETFHCTREFLIGKTPWELSSPTQPDGIPALESAIAKMDAAYAGEPQFFEWRITTPSGRVYDTEMSVSRLDVKGPPCLQAIVRDVTARKQTEAALMAANRKMHLLSGITRHDILNQLTILHGYLGLMREQITDPDLLGYMDRQEQAIEFIRRQIAFTQDYQDLGTRAPEYQDLRECVIQAAAALTPGLTLLTEVDAVEIYADPMFGKVFYNLLENAARYAGPAPTVRIRCSRREGSLAVIIEDDGPGIPPGEKEKIFLRGFGKNTGLGLFLVRDILETTGIAIRETGEFGKGARFEILVPKGGWRVRDAGV from the coding sequence GTGCAGGCAATAGAGCGCCGGCAGGCCGTCCAGGCGTTGCGGGACTCGGAGAAACGCTACCGCGCTCTCTTTGAAGGTGCGAACGATCCCATATTCATCTTCGAGAGATACCGGTTCGCCGACTGCAACTCAAAAGCCCTTGAAACATTTCACTGTACCAGAGAGTTCCTGATCGGGAAGACCCCCTGGGAACTCTCGAGTCCCACCCAGCCCGACGGCATTCCGGCACTGGAAAGCGCTATCGCCAAGATGGATGCGGCGTATGCCGGAGAGCCGCAGTTTTTCGAGTGGCGGATCACCACACCGAGCGGGAGAGTTTACGATACGGAGATGAGCGTGAGCCGGCTGGACGTGAAAGGCCCGCCCTGCCTGCAGGCCATCGTCCGGGACGTCACCGCACGGAAGCAGACGGAAGCCGCGCTGATGGCCGCGAACCGGAAGATGCACCTGCTCTCCGGGATCACCCGGCACGATATCCTCAATCAGCTGACCATCCTCCATGGCTACCTGGGGCTCATGAGGGAGCAGATAACCGATCCGGACCTCCTTGGTTACATGGACAGGCAGGAGCAGGCTATTGAGTTCATCCGGCGCCAGATTGCATTCACCCAGGACTACCAGGATCTGGGAACCCGTGCCCCGGAGTACCAGGACCTTCGCGAGTGCGTGATCCAAGCGGCGGCCGCCCTCACCCCCGGTCTCACTCTTCTTACCGAGGTGGATGCGGTTGAGATCTATGCCGATCCGATGTTTGGGAAGGTCTTTTACAACCTCCTTGAGAACGCGGCCCGGTATGCCGGTCCGGCCCCGACGGTCAGGATCCGCTGCTCCCGTCGGGAGGGCAGCCTTGCCGTCATCATCGAGGATGACGGCCCGGGGATCCCGCCAGGCGAGAAGGAGAAGATATTCCTGCGAGGTTTCGGGAAGAACACCGGTCTCGGCCTCTTCCTCGTGCGAGATATCCTGGAGACGACCGGGATCGCCATCCGCGAGACCGGGGAGTTTGGGAAGGGTGCACGGTTCGAGATCCTGGTCCCAAAGGGCGGCTGGCGGGTCCGGGATGCCGGCGTCTGA
- a CDS encoding beta-propeller domain-containing protein, whose amino-acid sequence MENWKPAIVVALGCLVVAAIIGTALASEEDGAEIRGDLIKFASKEEIKAFLKENAQGSWRDGGYHRATGGVADEAGVNPPAPMATAAPTSQARDYSTTNVQVEGVDEADFLKNDGKYIYIISGETLTIVEAFPPENAKIISESRIDGSPKALFLAGDRLVVFATTTEERMTTVEGSVTPVPVWRTVTHAYVYDISDREDPEQVRDVTFSGDYYDARLIGDHVYALTRESPVWVRDDILLPEVRTGTAEPIVPDVYRPKTPLQNYIFYTAGAFSIRNDTGTPDAETFLLGYDTTLYASQKNLYIGYRNQGPVSTAGPAGIAVPPVEPGTRDRTLIHRLSIEGGEIDYRAMGEVPGHLLNQFSLDEYAGNLRVATTVEGWTREGTTQYNNVYVLDSTMKTIGALEYIAPDERIYAARFAGDRLYLVTFKRIDPLFVIDLTDPKRPGILGELKIPGYSDYLHPYGPDHIIGIGKETSENEWGGVSVAGLKIALFDVSDVNSPTQVDSVVIGEAGTDSAALHDHKAFLFVEDRQLLVIPVSEIKKVENPSSRYPGSYALETWQGAYVYRVSQKDGFTLLGRVAHAESGSPYSWYTPDAVQRSLFMDDTLYTISMRSIVMTDLADGSRIGEVLLPYRGEVYPTPYPVW is encoded by the coding sequence ATGGAGAACTGGAAACCGGCAATCGTCGTCGCCCTCGGCTGTCTGGTCGTCGCCGCGATCATCGGGACCGCCCTCGCGTCGGAAGAGGACGGGGCGGAGATCAGGGGCGATCTGATCAAATTTGCATCGAAAGAGGAGATCAAGGCGTTCTTAAAAGAGAACGCGCAAGGCAGCTGGCGCGATGGCGGGTACCACCGGGCCACCGGCGGCGTCGCGGACGAGGCCGGGGTGAATCCCCCGGCACCGATGGCGACGGCCGCTCCGACTTCGCAGGCCCGCGACTACTCCACGACGAACGTGCAGGTGGAGGGCGTGGACGAGGCCGACTTCCTGAAGAACGACGGGAAGTATATCTACATCATCTCGGGGGAGACGCTCACGATCGTTGAGGCGTTCCCGCCGGAGAATGCGAAGATCATCTCCGAGAGCAGGATCGACGGGAGCCCGAAAGCGCTCTTTCTTGCCGGAGACCGCCTGGTGGTCTTTGCCACCACAACAGAAGAGAGAATGACCACCGTAGAAGGGAGCGTAACCCCGGTCCCGGTCTGGCGGACGGTGACGCACGCCTATGTCTACGATATAAGCGACCGAGAAGATCCAGAACAGGTCCGGGACGTGACCTTTAGTGGCGACTACTACGATGCGCGGTTGATCGGGGACCACGTCTACGCCCTCACGCGGGAGTCCCCGGTCTGGGTGCGGGACGACATACTCCTTCCCGAGGTGAGGACAGGCACTGCGGAGCCCATCGTGCCCGACGTCTACCGGCCAAAGACCCCCCTGCAGAACTACATCTTCTACACCGCAGGCGCCTTCTCCATCCGGAACGATACCGGCACGCCGGACGCCGAGACCTTCCTGCTTGGCTACGACACCACACTCTATGCGTCGCAGAAGAACCTCTACATCGGCTACCGCAACCAGGGCCCGGTCTCCACCGCCGGCCCGGCAGGGATCGCGGTGCCGCCGGTGGAACCCGGCACCCGCGACCGGACGCTCATCCACCGGCTCTCGATTGAAGGTGGAGAGATCGATTACCGGGCGATGGGCGAGGTCCCCGGGCATCTCCTGAACCAGTTCTCGCTCGACGAGTATGCCGGCAACCTCAGGGTGGCGACGACCGTCGAGGGCTGGACGCGGGAAGGGACAACTCAGTACAACAACGTCTACGTCCTCGATTCCACAATGAAGACCATCGGGGCGCTCGAGTATATCGCGCCGGACGAGCGGATCTACGCCGCCCGGTTTGCCGGCGACCGGCTCTACCTTGTGACGTTCAAGCGGATCGATCCGCTCTTCGTCATCGATCTAACCGACCCGAAGCGCCCGGGCATCCTCGGGGAACTCAAGATCCCCGGCTACTCCGACTACCTCCACCCCTACGGCCCCGACCACATCATCGGCATCGGCAAAGAGACGAGCGAGAACGAGTGGGGCGGGGTCTCGGTCGCCGGCCTCAAGATCGCCCTCTTTGACGTCTCGGACGTGAACAGCCCGACCCAGGTCGATAGCGTCGTGATCGGAGAGGCAGGGACCGACTCCGCGGCCCTCCACGATCACAAGGCCTTCCTCTTTGTGGAGGATAGGCAACTCCTGGTCATACCGGTGAGCGAGATAAAGAAGGTCGAGAACCCCTCGTCGCGCTATCCCGGATCATATGCCCTCGAAACCTGGCAGGGTGCTTACGTCTACAGGGTAAGCCAAAAAGACGGATTCACGCTTCTCGGTAGGGTCGCCCATGCCGAGAGCGGATCCCCGTACTCCTGGTACACACCCGACGCGGTGCAACGGTCGCTCTTCATGGACGACACCCTCTATACGATCTCAATGAGGAGCATCGTCATGACCGACCTTGCCGACGGCAGCCGGATCGGCGAGGTCCTCCTCCCCTACCGCGGGGAGGTCTACCCGACCCCGTACCCGGTCTGGTGA
- a CDS encoding YkgJ family cysteine cluster protein encodes MGGCSFTFTLDEQIVALEAEYERLLAFPEDEFIEIIRDVGFSCECCGRCCTRDFNGHVFLLEEDTDSVRSFAPDVVIPAPDFDACDQQGHFYVMGYALKTKPDGSCIFLSDGRRCTIYDRRFAICRIYPYMLHREADETGTVDWRQISGLNEHGCYNNPIDDAECLRIARETRAYEAAFLDQAIRFRKALRDLFAREGLRHVQRTYDLGMRDFQKGVEVEVRVFHRGRFEPHRVTRSIYDGL; translated from the coding sequence ATGGGAGGGTGCTCGTTTACGTTCACGCTTGACGAACAGATCGTTGCCCTTGAGGCAGAATACGAAAGACTTCTTGCGTTTCCGGAGGACGAGTTCATCGAGATCATCCGCGATGTCGGGTTCTCCTGCGAATGTTGCGGCCGTTGCTGCACCCGTGACTTCAACGGGCACGTCTTTTTGCTCGAGGAGGACACCGATAGTGTCCGCTCGTTTGCACCAGATGTCGTCATCCCGGCACCCGATTTCGATGCCTGCGACCAGCAGGGACACTTTTACGTCATGGGCTACGCCCTCAAGACGAAGCCCGACGGTTCCTGCATCTTCCTCTCGGATGGGAGGAGGTGCACCATCTACGACCGGCGGTTCGCCATATGCCGGATCTACCCCTACATGCTCCACCGGGAGGCCGATGAGACGGGTACCGTGGACTGGCGCCAGATCAGCGGCTTAAACGAGCACGGCTGCTACAACAACCCGATCGATGATGCCGAGTGCCTCCGGATTGCCCGGGAGACCCGGGCGTACGAGGCGGCGTTTCTCGACCAGGCGATCCGGTTCAGGAAAGCCCTCCGGGATCTCTTTGCCCGTGAAGGACTGCGGCATGTCCAGCGGACCTACGATCTTGGGATGCGGGACTTCCAGAAGGGCGTCGAGGTCGAGGTCCGGGTCTTCCACCGGGGACGTTTCGAGCCGCACCGGGTCACCCGCTCGATTTACGACGGCTTATAA
- a CDS encoding TIGR04084 family radical SAM/SPASM domain-containing protein → MYYHLILTDNCNLCCTYCRGKAFTVEPPDLPEIAVDEDLPVDLDIDLTDLYRFLAKDPEAVLTFYGGEPLLAVDRVREIARDAPVSALILHTNGTLLDRLDPATANRFDTILVSIDGPEEVTDAHRGEGTFRRIMRNLRALAAGGFSGEVIARMTVTEDTDIEEAVRYLSANEYFSFPAVHWQMDANFWNDYEMRDYASWVEKSYNPGIRSLVGFWVETMRTEGKVLRWYPFMDPMEDMLRGRPSMLRCGCGHSNYSIMTDGHIAPCPIMVGMKDYYVGHIATADPLHLPVMDVGGACTACDIHDFCGGRCLYSNITNPWPEEGRRIVCGTVRNLHSALSEALPEIRALIDAGRIRMEDFTHRKYNSCEIIP, encoded by the coding sequence GTGTACTACCATCTCATCCTGACCGACAACTGCAACCTCTGCTGCACCTACTGCCGCGGGAAAGCCTTCACTGTCGAACCGCCAGATCTCCCCGAGATCGCCGTCGATGAAGACCTCCCGGTCGACCTCGATATCGATCTTACCGATCTCTACCGGTTCCTCGCAAAAGACCCCGAGGCCGTGCTGACCTTCTACGGCGGGGAGCCCCTGCTCGCCGTCGACCGCGTCCGCGAGATCGCCCGCGACGCCCCGGTATCTGCGCTGATCCTGCACACGAACGGCACACTCTTAGACCGTCTCGATCCCGCGACCGCAAACCGATTCGATACGATCCTGGTCTCGATCGACGGGCCCGAGGAGGTCACTGACGCCCACCGGGGAGAGGGAACGTTCCGCCGGATCATGAGAAACCTCCGCGCTCTTGCGGCGGGAGGATTCTCTGGCGAGGTGATCGCCCGGATGACCGTGACCGAGGATACGGATATCGAGGAGGCTGTCCGCTATCTATCGGCAAACGAGTATTTCTCGTTCCCTGCCGTCCACTGGCAGATGGACGCAAACTTCTGGAACGACTATGAAATGCGTGACTACGCCTCCTGGGTTGAGAAGAGTTACAACCCCGGCATCCGGTCGCTTGTCGGGTTCTGGGTCGAGACGATGCGGACCGAAGGGAAGGTGCTCCGGTGGTATCCCTTCATGGACCCGATGGAGGATATGCTTCGCGGGCGGCCAAGCATGCTCCGGTGCGGATGCGGCCACTCTAACTACAGCATCATGACCGACGGGCATATCGCCCCCTGCCCGATCATGGTCGGGATGAAGGACTACTACGTCGGGCATATCGCCACCGCAGACCCCCTCCACCTCCCGGTGATGGACGTCGGGGGGGCCTGCACGGCATGCGATATCCACGACTTCTGCGGCGGGAGGTGCCTCTACTCGAATATCACCAACCCCTGGCCCGAGGAAGGGCGACGGATCGTCTGCGGGACGGTGAGGAACCTTCACTCGGCGCTCTCGGAAGCGCTCCCGGAGATCCGGGCCCTCATCGATGCAGGAAGAATACGGATGGAAGACTTTACCCACCGCAAATACAACAGCTGCGAGATCATACCGTGA
- a CDS encoding cation-translocating P-type ATPase: MDRSSLTPDESRATAWHALAAFEVAERLESPTGGLSDAEVARRRGIFGENALPQKRPPTVLEVFLRQFMSPLIYVLLAAGIISILFADVTDAGFIFVVILLNAAIGTFQEVRAERSATALQQMLRIHARVRRDGREVTVPAEDLVPGDRVVLEAGDRVPADIRVIQARSLTVDESLLTGESHAVEKNPDPINASAPLADRRNMLYAGSTVTTGRGMGVVVATGQYAEIGQIAETVTASEAGKPPLVIRMEDFSKKISLAVLVASGLLAIIVLGQGMPPFEVFFLAVALAVSAIPEGLPVALTVALSIAASRMAGRNVIVRYLAAVESLGSCTLIASDKTGTLTVNQQTARVVLLPTGEEISVTGAGYAGEGEVLDIHGAPVTGSVRDRVESLARAATITNEAVLERTDEGGWTYRGDAIDVAFLALTYKLGLDPAGIREGAPAVAEIPFESERRYAAVWYREGEAVRVAVKGAAETVLPFCRTMAAGPGGSIPLDPDRVQEEHDTLTSRGYRVLAVAHGRVEGEISAENPEIPPLELLGLVGFIDPIRPDVPDAIRRCRSAGVDVVMVTGDHPATALAIARELEIADSPDEVVTGAELGDPDVTTLPEFIDRVRGARVFARVTPLQKLQIVEAYRESGAFVAVTGDGVNDAPALRSANIGVAMGSGTDVAKDTASLIVTDDDFASIVAGIEEGRYAYDNVRKVVYLLISTGFAEVLLFMLALLIGLPLPLLAVQLLWLNLVTNGIQDVALAFERGEPGVMSQPPRRPEEGVFNRLMIEEVLISGTVIALVALGVWYWLISNGWDEFAARNLLVLLMVLFENFHVFNCRSEYRSAFRVPISNNYLLIAGVIAAQGIHILALYIPFFQDVLQVQPVSPVEWLVLLALASSVVIVMEIFKSVRKHRSPVHQTGYGVG, translated from the coding sequence ATGGATCGGTCCTCTCTAACCCCGGACGAATCCCGCGCGACGGCATGGCACGCTCTTGCGGCATTCGAGGTAGCCGAACGGCTCGAATCCCCGACAGGGGGTCTTTCGGATGCAGAGGTTGCCCGTCGGCGGGGGATCTTTGGGGAGAATGCCCTCCCGCAGAAGCGGCCCCCGACGGTGCTGGAGGTCTTCCTTCGCCAGTTCATGAGCCCGCTCATCTATGTGCTCCTTGCGGCGGGGATCATCTCCATCCTCTTTGCCGATGTTACGGATGCAGGCTTCATCTTCGTGGTAATCCTGCTCAACGCCGCCATCGGGACGTTCCAGGAGGTGAGGGCGGAACGGAGCGCAACGGCGCTCCAGCAGATGCTCAGGATTCATGCCCGGGTGCGCCGGGACGGGCGGGAGGTGACCGTCCCGGCGGAAGACCTGGTCCCCGGCGACCGGGTTGTCCTGGAAGCGGGTGACCGCGTTCCCGCCGATATTCGTGTCATACAGGCACGCTCACTCACGGTCGATGAGTCGCTCCTGACCGGTGAGTCCCACGCGGTCGAGAAGAACCCTGATCCCATAAACGCATCAGCGCCTCTGGCCGACCGCCGAAATATGCTTTATGCCGGCAGCACTGTCACGACCGGCCGGGGGATGGGCGTCGTGGTCGCGACCGGCCAGTATGCCGAGATTGGGCAGATCGCCGAGACGGTCACGGCATCGGAGGCGGGAAAACCCCCCCTCGTCATCCGTATGGAAGATTTCTCCAAAAAGATCAGCCTTGCCGTTCTTGTCGCCTCCGGACTGCTTGCGATCATCGTCCTCGGCCAGGGGATGCCCCCGTTCGAGGTCTTCTTCCTCGCCGTCGCGCTCGCGGTCTCGGCGATCCCCGAAGGGCTGCCGGTCGCCCTGACCGTCGCGCTCTCGATTGCAGCATCACGGATGGCGGGGCGCAACGTCATCGTCCGGTATCTTGCCGCTGTGGAGAGTCTCGGGAGCTGCACGCTGATCGCGAGCGATAAGACGGGCACCCTCACGGTGAACCAGCAGACCGCCCGGGTAGTTCTTCTACCCACGGGCGAGGAGATCTCGGTTACGGGTGCCGGGTACGCGGGTGAGGGAGAGGTCCTCGATATCCACGGTGCCCCGGTAACCGGCTCCGTCCGTGACCGGGTAGAAAGCCTGGCCCGGGCTGCGACCATCACCAACGAGGCTGTGCTGGAGCGGACCGACGAGGGGGGCTGGACCTACCGGGGCGATGCGATCGATGTGGCGTTTCTTGCGCTCACCTACAAACTGGGACTCGATCCTGCCGGTATCCGGGAGGGTGCGCCTGCCGTCGCCGAGATCCCCTTCGAGTCCGAGCGCCGGTATGCCGCCGTCTGGTACCGGGAGGGTGAGGCGGTCCGGGTGGCGGTCAAGGGGGCCGCCGAGACGGTCCTCCCCTTCTGTCGAACCATGGCCGCCGGACCGGGTGGCAGCATCCCGCTCGATCCGGATCGTGTGCAGGAGGAGCACGACACCCTCACCTCCAGGGGATACCGGGTGCTTGCCGTGGCTCATGGTCGGGTGGAGGGAGAGATCTCCGCGGAGAACCCGGAGATCCCTCCCCTCGAACTCCTCGGTCTCGTCGGGTTCATCGACCCGATCCGGCCCGACGTCCCCGATGCCATACGCCGGTGCCGCAGCGCCGGGGTCGACGTGGTGATGGTGACGGGAGATCACCCCGCAACGGCGCTCGCCATCGCGCGGGAACTCGAGATTGCGGACTCCCCCGACGAGGTCGTCACCGGCGCGGAACTCGGCGACCCCGATGTGACGACCCTGCCTGAGTTCATCGACCGCGTCCGGGGCGCCCGGGTCTTTGCCCGTGTGACGCCGCTGCAGAAACTCCAGATCGTCGAGGCCTACCGGGAGAGCGGAGCGTTCGTCGCGGTCACCGGGGACGGGGTCAACGACGCGCCGGCGCTCCGGAGCGCAAACATAGGGGTCGCTATGGGCTCCGGAACCGACGTCGCCAAGGATACGGCGTCTCTGATTGTCACAGACGACGACTTCGCCTCGATCGTCGCCGGGATCGAGGAAGGGCGCTACGCATATGACAACGTCCGTAAAGTCGTCTATCTCCTGATCTCGACCGGGTTTGCGGAGGTTCTCCTCTTCATGCTCGCCCTCCTGATTGGTCTCCCGCTCCCTCTCCTTGCCGTCCAGCTCCTCTGGCTGAACCTAGTGACGAACGGTATCCAGGATGTCGCGCTGGCGTTCGAGCGAGGCGAGCCCGGCGTCATGAGCCAGCCGCCGCGGCGACCCGAGGAGGGGGTCTTCAACCGCCTGATGATAGAAGAGGTGCTCATCTCCGGGACGGTCATCGCGCTCGTCGCGCTCGGCGTCTGGTACTGGCTCATCTCAAACGGGTGGGACGAGTTTGCAGCCAGAAATCTGCTCGTTCTGCTGATGGTGCTCTTTGAGAACTTCCATGTCTTCAACTGCCGGTCGGAATACCGGTCGGCGTTCCGCGTCCCCATCAGCAACAACTACCTCCTGATCGCCGGCGTCATTGCGGCGCAGGGGATCCACATCCTCGCGCTCTACATCCCCTTCTTCCAGGACGTCCTCCAGGTGCAGCCGGTCTCCCCGGTCGAGTGGCTTGTACTGCTTGCCCTCGCCTCCTCGGTCGTGATCGTGATGGAGATCTTCAAGTCGGTCCGCAAGCACCGCTCTCCGGTTCACCAGACCGGGTACGGGGTCGGGTAG